The following DNA comes from Methanosarcina vacuolata Z-761.
TTCGGATATCCTTACCCGATTAATTTTAATAGGTTTATAACCTTTACAAAGAAAGAGAGTGAAAAACAAGAAAAAGCCTAAAAATCAATAGCATTGGCCCTCTCAGATTCATCCAGGAGCGAATAATATGGAATACAGCTATGACCTTAAAGGAAATAATCTCTACATTGGGGATAACCAAATAAATGCTTATAGCCTGGAAGAAAATGAGATTGGTAACTGCACCATATGCGACTCTATTCTTATGAGCCTTAGTTATCACACGGCAGGAGAAAGAAACGTAGTAGTAACAAAATGCATCTCTTGCGGGTCTTTTTATGCAAACATCTATGATTCTGAATGGAACTGGGTGGATGAGGTCCAGATATCTTTGCTTCCTATTCCAATTCCTATAAGCAGTCAGAGGATCGATGACTGGAAAGGTCTTGAGTCAATTCCCATAAAAAAGCTTGAAGCTGTCTTCTCTAAAGGGGAAATAGAAGCTCTTTTTGCAAGGGCAAAAGATGAAACTCCCATCCGTCAGTACCTATACAGGGCCCGCAAAAAATACAAACTTTTTGAAGAAATATTTGACCTTGAGCTGGCATTATAATTTTATTATATATTTTTAGATTTCTCTTATTTTTTGAAGAGTACGGTGCTTTAATTTGTATTTTTAATTGTAATTATATAATAATACATAAAAATTTGTTAAATGATCTATATAATAATTATTAAATTTATCTATTATTTTATAAAAATATGTATGAAATCAATATATTATTAAAGTTAAATACTAATTTTTTAAACTATATTTTTTAATATATTTATATATTATCTTTAAATAGTATATTGATATTCATGTAATCTCTCAAAATTTAAAGAGTAAAACTAATTTTTATATGTTATTTAAGATCTCTATATATTTTAATCGATAAATCTTAAAGCACGTTCTTGGGGAAAATTGAGTGAATTGTTGGTATGTTTTTTTATTAATTTTTCGCATAGTAAGTCTACACCAATTGAGTTAAAAAGTATTATATAAATATAGGGGCATAATAAGTGAACGTTTATTTTTATATTGTACGTAATATATATTTGCTATATAAATAAAAGTTGGATTGAAAAAGCTTAAGAGAAATTTACAGAAATATACAAAAAAACTAACTTATTCAGACAGACTTCGAGGCTATCCCAAAACCAATTTTATTCTCAAATCGATAGGTTTTTTAGAATTGTTTTCGTGATCCGAAGTTCAATTAATTATTCCAAGTTTGATATTCAGAGATGTAATTTTGAGTTTTGGGATTAGCTCTTCGTCTATTTTTCCATGTATTCCTTATATTCCTTTATAATTATCTGGAAACTCTTACTGAAACTCTTACTGAGTGAACAAAGCTCGGTTTTTGTAATAAATTGTATATCTGTTTATATTGGATATGCATAACAAGAATATTATTTCATGCTGTTTGTTTTATGAAAATTTTCTGCAGGTTCAGACAGCTAAATAAAAGAATCTATTCCTATATATTATAAGCATGTGATTGAAAATTTTCATAAAATCGTTTTTAGACCCCAATTTTGTAAACTCATCTGTTACAATGACTATAAGAATATGGTGTATTTGGCCGACAACCGCCACAGTAAATGCATAAAATAATAAAAGAAAAAAGACAAAGAACTTAACAGAATTCATACTCATATACTATAAGAATGCTTACATTTTTTTCATGCAGAATATAAAAAGGTCTTTATTTTGAAATATCATTATACTTGTCCATCTGTCAACATGCTAGATATATTATAAGATTATTTGTTCCTTTTATAAATATGTGTATTAGTCAAAATTTAAACTGATTAGTGTACACTAATTAGTTGAAAAAGCATATTATAAATATAGTGTTATATTAATAACGTTTTGTAAAAATAATTAAAAATCAGAAAATACATATATATATATTTCAAATGTTTCTTTGAATTAGATTAGTATGTTGAGTGTATATATTTGTTTTAAGGAGTAACTATATTTAATAATATACTCTAATATCGTTTTTATCAAACAATCAAAATGATGATTATTATTCGTAATAACTAGGAAGCAATAATATTAAGATACATAATATACAATACATATCTTTAAATGAAGTATCTAGTTTACAACGTCTTGTCAAAATACATATTCAAAAATACACATTTTAAGTATATCATTTTATAGATATACATGATAAATACAATAAAACATACATTCTAAAATATCTTTACTTAGGCCAGAATAAAATGTTACAAAATAAAACAGTTTATTCATAATCTATATCATATTGAATATTTTTAACTATACGTATTATTTTATGTATTCTTATTATACAAATTACAGATCATTAAAAACATACTTTAAAATATAGGTATATTTGTAAACTATTATAATATAAATTTAAGTATGCTATATACTCTGTATTAAATTATATTGTTTTTTTGCATATTAATAGTTTATTAATACTAAATAGAATTAACTGCTAACTATATTATCTATGGTGACTAAATACAATATATATACTTAAAATCTAATAATTATTAAGCTATGGTTATAAAATAGTTTTCTGTTCTGTTTGTATAGACTTTTATGGATGAATATTGAGCGAAACGAATACTTTGTTCCATAAGTAGGAATTTTCATTATTTTCTATAACATGGTCTAAATATTATCAATTTATGGAATCAGACAATTGATATATATGTTAATTGAAAATAAGTTAACATCTGCAAAAAGACGAAACTAAATTAAATGCAGGTTACGTATCATATTTATTCAGAAAGCTATTATACCCAATTAACTAAATCTTATAAGCCTATATTAAAATATATTATTACTGAGATTAATTTTAATTTAAAAAAATAAGCAGGGCCATTTATGCTTGAAAAAATAGATATCTCCAAGACAATAACAACTGCCGAGTACAAAAAAAATCAAAAAGCATTTAAAGCCATCCTCGGAGAACTACAGCGCAAAGCCTGGGATTTGAAGATACCTGTTATCCTCGTTTTCGAAGGCTGGCACGTGTCCGGAATGGCAGAGGATATCAATCGTTTTATTCTTTCTCTTGACCCCAGAGGATACGATTTTCATACCATGACCAGGCCCTGCTATGAAGAACTCCTTAAGCCCTTTATTGTACGCTACTGGTCTAGAGTTCCTGTGAAGGGAAAGATTGGAATCTTTGATAGAAGCTGGTACAGCAGGGCAATTATAGAGTGTCTGGAAAAGAACAAATCTGAAGAAGAACTGGGGAAATACCTGGAAGAAATAAACTATTTTGAGCGACAACTTGCCGATGATGGGTATCTTTTAATAAAAGTTTTCCTTCACATCAGTGAAAAAGAGCATAAAGAACGTTTTAAAGATCTTAAAAAAATTGATATCCCAATATTTGACGAGTATGAGGATGAAGCAAGACCGGACCTTGACTTCATCCATAAATACAATGAGTATATGCCGCTTGTCGAGAAGATCTTAGAGAAGACCGATATGCCTTATGCCCCCTGGACAATAGTGGAAGCTAATGACCGAAACTTTGCAACTTTAAAAATTATGACGACGGTCATCCATGCGATTGAAGACTCTATTGAACAGGCAACTAGAACACCGGCTGAACAGACCCTCAAATATCTTGATACGGAAACCCCAGAGGTCCCCCAGCTTAACAATTCCATTCTAGAAAAGGTTGAGCTTTCCAAAAAGATGGATACCGATGAATATAAAAAATCAAAAAAGATATACCAGCAAAAACTTGCAGACCTCCAGTATGAGCTTTTTGAGAAAAAACGTCCCCTGATTCTGGTCTTTGAAGGCTGGGACGCGGCTGGCAAAGGAGGAAACATTTACCGCTTTGTAGAAAATCTAAATCCCAGGCTTTACAGGGTAGTTCCTGTGGGTTCGCCAAATGACATCGAAAAAGCCCATCATTACCTCTGGCGTTTCTGTGAAGGAATCCCTCGAGCCGGCCATATAACAATTTTTGATCGGAGCTGGTATGGTCGCGTCATGGTAGAAAGAATTGAAAGCTTTTGCAGCGAGGAAGAATGGAAAAGAGCCTACAGGGAGATCAATGAATTTGAAGAAATCCTGACACAGGCCGGATCAATTGTAATTAAGTTCTGGCTTCACATTGATCAAGAAACTCAACTGGAACGTTTTAACAGTCGGCAACATGACCCTGAGAAAAAATGGAAAATTACAGACGAGGACTGGCGGAACAGAAGCAGATGGGAAGATTATAAAATCGCAGTCGATGAGATGCTTCAGAAAACAAGCACAACAAATGTCCAGTGGATTATTGTAGAATCAAACGACAAACGGTACTCCAGAATCAAAGTACTGAGAAGTGTTGTTGAAACCATTGAAAAAGAGCTGAAAAAATAACATTATTTCAATAGATAATTTTAATAAAATTTTTTCAATAAATATTTTTAATAAAATTCTTTCAATAAATATTTTTAATAAAATTATATTTTTGTTTTATTCTGAAATAATTTCACTTTAAACTTTTTTCATTTTTCCATATTTCACAACCCAAACAATATCATTCCTGTTCTGAATTAAATTCAAAAATATTCTCCGAAACTCTTTTATATATTTTTAGATAATAAGAACTTATAGTAAATTTTTATTCTGTACTATATTACAACTAATCACTATATAATTTCCTTTAATTTACTCTAATTTACTCTAATTTACTCTAATTTACTCTAATTTACTCTAATTTACTCTAATTTACTTTAATTTACTCTAATTTACTCTAATTTACTCTATGATTGGCGTCGTATCTTATTTGCCTGTAAATGTCGGGCTTTCAGGAGCCTTAAAGATGATTGAAGTAAGAAATCTTTCTAAATCCTACGGAAGTACAAAGGCAGTAAATGACATTTCCTTTTCAGTTGGA
Coding sequences within:
- the pap gene encoding polyphosphate:AMP phosphotransferase, translating into MLEKIDISKTITTAEYKKNQKAFKAILGELQRKAWDLKIPVILVFEGWHVSGMAEDINRFILSLDPRGYDFHTMTRPCYEELLKPFIVRYWSRVPVKGKIGIFDRSWYSRAIIECLEKNKSEEELGKYLEEINYFERQLADDGYLLIKVFLHISEKEHKERFKDLKKIDIPIFDEYEDEARPDLDFIHKYNEYMPLVEKILEKTDMPYAPWTIVEANDRNFATLKIMTTVIHAIEDSIEQATRTPAEQTLKYLDTETPEVPQLNNSILEKVELSKKMDTDEYKKSKKIYQQKLADLQYELFEKKRPLILVFEGWDAAGKGGNIYRFVENLNPRLYRVVPVGSPNDIEKAHHYLWRFCEGIPRAGHITIFDRSWYGRVMVERIESFCSEEEWKRAYREINEFEEILTQAGSIVIKFWLHIDQETQLERFNSRQHDPEKKWKITDEDWRNRSRWEDYKIAVDEMLQKTSTTNVQWIIVESNDKRYSRIKVLRSVVETIEKELKK